From a region of the Mytilus galloprovincialis chromosome 3, xbMytGall1.hap1.1, whole genome shotgun sequence genome:
- the LOC143066484 gene encoding NAD(P)H dehydrogenase [quinone] 1-like — protein MYKKFLETQKTALIVYAHPEPKSFNAALRDTAVKTLKAQGYNVLVSDLYAQHFQPVISKTDIIGELGDPKHFNYPNEVGAAYEKDSLSLDIKQEIEKLKMADLVIFQFPMQWASVPAILKGWFERVLIKDFAFNFLNMFDEGLLKGKKCVLSMTTGSPGGMFTPNGLLGDLDIILWPIQYCTLRGCGFDVLKPHCIFSPAYADDKQREEMLNAWGNRLKNILTEEPLIFPSISNFDANKGFVMSDNYVEEQKNKENGPSVGHHLGKKMPL, from the exons ATGTATAAGAAATTTCTTGAAACACAGAAAACAGCTCTTATAGTTTATGCTCATCCCGAGCCTAAATCGTTCAATGCAGCGCTTCGCGACACAGCTGTAAAAACTCTTAAAGCCCAGGGATATAATGTTTTAGTGTCCGACCTTTACGCACAACATTTTCAACCAGTGATTTCAAAAACAGATATTATAG GTGAACTCGGAGATCCAAAACATTTCAATTATCCAAATGAAGTCGGTGCAGCCTATGAAAAAGACAGTTTGAGCTTAGATATCAAACAAGAAATAGAAAAGTTAAAAATGGCTGATTTGGTTATTTTCCAATTTCCAATGCAATGGGCCTCCGTTCCAGCTATTCTGAAGGGGTGGTTTGAGCGAGTTCTCATCAAAGATTTTGCATTCAACTTTCTAAATATGTTTGATGAAGGACTTCTTAAG GGAAAGAAATGTGTTTTATCAATGACAACAGGAAGTCCAGGCGGAATGTTTACACCTAATGGTTTACTAGGAGACTTAGATATTATTCTTTGGCCTATTCAG TATTGCACACTTCGAGGTTGTGGATTTGATGTTCTGAAGCCACATTGTATATTTTCACCTGCGTATGCCGATGACAAACAGAGAGAAGAAATGTTAAATGCTTGGGGAAATCGCTTAAAGAACATTCTAACAGAAGAACCCCTAATTTTCCCATCGATTTCTAATTTTGATGCAAACAAAGGGTTTGTAATGTCAGACAATTATGTGGAGGAgcaaaagaataaagaaaacgGACCATCTGTTGGACATCATCTAGGTAAAAAAATGCCACTCTGA
- the LOC143066483 gene encoding uncharacterized protein LOC143066483, whose translation MDFDDFFTSYDLESIKDTFLENEFSSVLGLEEVTDDDLKEMGIKALGKRRQFMAAVKDITRKKLKAETADLQLLKTFTATEIQDRPETQDRPETRQESMEKVEMNRGIEKPTSKRKLLVDFDQSEDEMCTPLKQSTSKIQSSTKYGKQSGIQNWLQSPFDEEKVLKSKKISLHTATEIKKVYGLRRKKMEFMNSKLKELIKDPAVRGQNKTTIIGMAEVAWDGYNALDASIDVIEVDSLIAALEKRGQTFNEKQTKTIRKVTERVNRAKSDIKSVLRRIKDTKEDSEIDEKEKSRKIAKEEDELTIMHHELQKGTDSLRKACCIKIVQLQKLLQTIDRPENSDNGNESDVSASSIVEDILDQGLGENGKDGENKIVDHNGDEEEDEDEELEKL comes from the exons ATggattttgatgatttttttacttcttATGACTTGGAGAGTATTAAAGACACTTTTCTAGAGAATGAATTTTCAAGTGTACTAGGCCTGGAAGAAGTTACAGACGATGACCTCAAAGAAATGGGTATAAAAGCATTGGGGAAAAGAAGACAGTTTATGGCAGCAGTTAAAGATATTACAAGGAAAAAATTAAAAg CTGAAACTGCAGATTTGCAGTTATTAAAGACATTTACTGCAACTGAAATTCAGGATAGGCCAGAAACCCAGGATAGGCCAGAGACAAGACAAGAAAGTATGGAGAAAGTAGAAATGAATAGGGGTATTGAAAAACCAACCTCAAAAAGAAAGCTTTTAGTGGATT TTGACCAGTCAGAAGATGAAATGTGCACTCCATTAAAACAAAGCACTTCAAAGATACAGTCAAGTACAAAATATGGAAAACAATCTGG aaTACAAAATTGGCTGCAGTCTCCTTTTGATGAAGAAAAAGTGCTAAAATCTAAAAAGATAAGCCTACACACTGccacagaaataaaaaaagtgtATGGACTTAGGAGGAAGAAAATGGAGTTCATGAACTCAAAATTAAAAGAGTTAATCAAAGATCCAGCAGTCAGGggtcaaaacaaaacaacaattattGGCATGGCTGAGGTAGCTTGGGACGGCTATAACGCTCTAGATGCAAGTATTGATGTTATAGAGGTCGATTCATTGATTGCCGCTCTAGAGAAAAGGGGGCAAACTTTCAATGAAAAGCAGACTAAGACAATAAGAAAAGTAACAGAAAGAGTAAACAGGGCTAAAAGTGATATAAAATCCGTGTTAAGAAGAATAAAGGACACTAAAGAGGATTCTGAAATCGATGAAAAGGAAAAAAGTAGGAAGATTGCCAAAGAGGAGGATGAGCTTACCATTATGCACCATGAACTGCAAAAGGGAACAGACTCTTTAAGGAAAGCTTGTTGTATAAAGATTGTACAACTTCAAAAGTTATTGCAAACAATTGATAGACCTGAAAATAGTGACAATGGAAATGAAAGTGATGTGTCTGCCTCTAGCATTGTTGAAGACATTCTAGACCAAGGCTTAGGTGAGAATGGAAAAGATGGAGAAAACAAAATTGTTGACCATAATGGAGACGAGGAAGAGGATGAGGATGAAGAACtagaaaaactttaa